In the genome of Pseudomonas sp. P5_109, one region contains:
- the astA gene encoding arginine N-succinyltransferase has protein sequence MIVRPVRSSDLPALIDLARSTGTGLTTLPANEERLAHRVGWAEKTFRGEAGRGDADYLFVLEDDDARVVGISAIAGAVGLREPWYNFRVGLTVSASQELNIYREIPTLFLANDLTGNSELCSLFLHADYRSGLNGRMLSKARMLFIAEFPQLFGNKIIAEMRGVSDEAGRSPFWESLGRHFFKMEFSQADYLTGVGNKAFIAELMPKFPLYTCFLSPDARNVIGQVHPDTEPALAMLKSEGFSYQGYVDIFDAGPAIECETGKIRAVRDSQALVLAVGTPGDDATPFIIHNRKREDCRITAAPARLAAGTLVVDPQTAKRLQLNAGDQVRAVALSAARESK, from the coding sequence ATGATCGTTCGTCCCGTACGCAGCAGCGATTTACCCGCTCTGATCGACCTGGCCCGCAGCACCGGCACCGGCCTGACTACCTTGCCGGCCAACGAAGAGCGTCTGGCCCATCGGGTCGGCTGGGCCGAGAAGACCTTTCGCGGCGAAGCCGGGCGGGGCGATGCGGACTACCTGTTCGTGCTCGAAGATGACGACGCTCGCGTGGTGGGCATTTCCGCCATTGCCGGCGCCGTCGGCCTGCGTGAGCCCTGGTACAACTTCCGGGTCGGCCTGACGGTCAGCGCTTCGCAAGAGCTGAACATCTATCGCGAAATCCCGACGCTGTTCCTGGCCAACGACCTGACCGGCAACTCCGAGCTGTGCTCGCTGTTCCTGCATGCCGATTATCGCAGTGGCCTCAATGGCCGCATGCTGTCCAAGGCGCGGATGCTGTTCATCGCCGAATTCCCGCAGTTGTTCGGTAACAAGATCATTGCCGAAATGCGCGGCGTTTCCGACGAAGCCGGGCGCTCGCCGTTCTGGGAAAGCCTGGGCCGGCACTTCTTCAAGATGGAGTTCAGCCAGGCCGACTACCTGACCGGTGTGGGCAACAAGGCGTTCATCGCCGAACTGATGCCGAAATTCCCGCTGTACACCTGCTTCCTGTCGCCGGATGCGCGCAACGTCATCGGCCAGGTGCACCCGGACACCGAGCCGGCACTGGCCATGCTCAAGAGCGAAGGGTTCAGCTACCAGGGCTACGTCGACATTTTCGACGCAGGTCCTGCGATCGAGTGCGAAACCGGCAAGATCCGCGCCGTGCGTGACAGCCAGGCACTGGTGCTGGCCGTCGGCACTCCGGGTGACGACGCCACGCCATTCATCATCCACAACCGCAAGCGCGAAGACTGCCGCATCACTGCTGCACCAGCACGTCTGGCCGCCGGCACCCTGGTGGTCGATCCGCAGACCGCCAAACGTCTTCAACTCAACGCTGGCGATCAAGTGCGCGCCGTGGCGTTGTCCGCAGCTCGGGAGTCGAAATAA
- the aruF gene encoding arginine/ornithine succinyltransferase subunit alpha has protein sequence MLVMRPAQMADLGEVQRLAADSPIGVTSLPDDVERLSDKIAASEASFAAEVSFNGEESYFFVLEDSTTGKLVGCSAIVASAGYSEPFYSFRNETFVHASRELKIHNKIHVLSQCHDLTGNSLLTSFYVQRDLVGSPWSELNSRGRLLFVASHPERFADSVVTEIVGYSDENGDSPFWDAIGRNFFDLNYAEAERLCGLKSRTFLAELMPHYPIYVPLLPDSAQEAMGQVHPRAQITFDILMREGFETDHYIDIFDGGPTLHARVSGIRSIAQSRVVPVKIGEPVKGVGRQYLVANAQLQDYRAVMLELDYAPGKPVTLDLEAAEALGVGEGASVRLVAV, from the coding sequence ATGCTGGTGATGCGCCCCGCGCAAATGGCTGATCTGGGCGAGGTACAGCGTCTGGCTGCGGACAGTCCGATTGGTGTCACTTCCTTGCCGGATGACGTTGAGCGCCTGAGCGACAAGATCGCGGCAAGCGAAGCCTCGTTCGCCGCCGAAGTGAGCTTCAACGGTGAGGAAAGTTACTTTTTCGTCCTCGAGGACAGTACCACCGGCAAGCTGGTCGGTTGCTCGGCCATCGTGGCGTCGGCCGGTTACTCCGAACCGTTCTACAGCTTTCGCAACGAAACCTTCGTGCACGCTTCGCGCGAGCTGAAGATTCACAACAAGATCCACGTGCTCTCGCAGTGCCACGACCTGACCGGCAACAGCTTGCTGACCAGTTTCTACGTGCAGCGCGACCTGGTGGGTTCGCCGTGGTCGGAACTCAATTCCCGTGGCCGTTTGCTGTTCGTGGCCAGCCATCCGGAGCGTTTTGCCGATTCCGTGGTGACCGAGATCGTCGGTTACAGCGATGAAAACGGCGACTCGCCATTCTGGGATGCCATCGGTCGCAACTTCTTCGACCTCAACTACGCCGAAGCAGAGCGTCTGTGCGGCCTGAAGAGCCGGACGTTTCTCGCCGAACTGATGCCGCATTACCCGATCTACGTGCCCCTGCTGCCGGACTCCGCGCAAGAAGCGATGGGCCAGGTGCACCCGCGGGCGCAGATCACCTTCGACATCCTGATGCGCGAAGGCTTCGAGACCGATCACTACATCGACATCTTCGACGGCGGCCCGACCCTGCATGCCCGCGTCTCGGGGATCCGTTCGATCGCCCAGAGCCGTGTGGTGCCGGTGAAGATCGGCGAGCCGGTCAAAGGTGTCGGTCGCCAGTATCTGGTGGCCAATGCCCAGTTGCAGGATTACCGCGCAGTGATGCTCGAGCTCGATTACGCACCGGGTAAACCAGTGACCCTGGACCTGGAAGCGGCCGAAGCCCTGGGCGTCGGCGAGGGTGCCAGCGTGCGCCTGGTGGCGGTTTAA
- a CDS encoding aspartate aminotransferase family protein — MSVEHAAVQRADFDQVMVPNYAPAAFIPVRGAGSRVWDQSGRELIDFAGGIAVNVLGHAHPALVGALTEQANKLWHVSNVFTNEPALRLAHKLVDATFADRAFFCNSGAEANEAAFKLARRVGFDRFGSEKYEIIAALNSFHGRTLFTVNVGGQSKYSDGFGPKITGITHVPYNDLAALKAAISDKTCAVVLEPIQGESGVIPAELEYLQGARELCTAHNALLIFDEVQTGMGRTGHLFAYQHYGVTPDILTSAKSLGGGFPIAAMLTTEDLAKHLVVGTHGTTYGGNPLACAVAEAVIDVINTPEVLAGVNAKHDKFKARLEQIGEKYGLFTKVRGMGLLIGCVLSDAWKGKAKDIFNAAEQEGLMVLQAGPDVVRFAPSLVVEDADIDAGLDRFERAAAKLTQA; from the coding sequence ATGTCCGTTGAGCACGCTGCGGTACAACGCGCCGATTTCGATCAGGTAATGGTTCCCAACTATGCGCCTGCCGCATTCATTCCTGTGCGTGGCGCTGGCTCCCGCGTTTGGGACCAGTCCGGTCGCGAGCTGATCGACTTCGCCGGCGGGATTGCCGTTAACGTATTGGGCCACGCACATCCGGCGCTGGTGGGTGCCTTGACCGAGCAGGCGAACAAGCTGTGGCACGTGTCCAACGTGTTCACCAATGAGCCGGCCCTGCGCCTGGCGCACAAGCTGGTCGACGCCACCTTTGCCGACCGCGCCTTCTTCTGCAACTCCGGCGCCGAAGCCAACGAGGCCGCCTTCAAGCTGGCCCGTCGTGTCGGTTTCGACCGTTTCGGCAGCGAGAAGTACGAGATCATCGCCGCGCTCAACAGCTTCCACGGCCGTACCCTGTTCACCGTGAACGTCGGTGGCCAGTCGAAGTACTCCGACGGCTTCGGTCCGAAAATCACCGGCATCACCCACGTGCCGTACAACGATCTGGCCGCGCTGAAAGCCGCCATTTCCGACAAGACTTGCGCCGTGGTGCTGGAACCGATCCAGGGCGAAAGCGGTGTGATCCCGGCTGAGCTGGAATACCTGCAAGGTGCCCGCGAGCTCTGCACCGCGCACAACGCGCTGCTGATCTTCGACGAAGTGCAAACCGGCATGGGCCGTACCGGCCACCTGTTCGCCTACCAGCATTACGGCGTGACTCCGGACATCCTGACCAGTGCCAAGAGCCTGGGCGGTGGTTTCCCGATCGCGGCGATGCTGACCACCGAAGACCTGGCCAAGCACCTGGTCGTCGGCACCCACGGCACCACTTACGGCGGCAACCCGCTGGCGTGTGCTGTCGCGGAAGCCGTGATCGACGTGATCAACACCCCTGAGGTGCTGGCCGGCGTCAACGCCAAGCACGACAAGTTCAAGGCGCGCCTTGAGCAGATCGGCGAGAAGTACGGCCTGTTCACCAAGGTTCGTGGCATGGGCCTGTTGATCGGTTGTGTGTTGAGCGATGCCTGGAAAGGCAAGGCCAAGGACATCTTCAACGCCGCTGAGCAAGAAGGCCTGATGGTCCTGCAAGCCGGCCCGGACGTGGTGCGTTTCGCCCCGAGCCTGGTGGTGGAAGACGCCGATATCGATGCCGGTCTGGACCGCTTCGAACGTGCCGCAGCAAAACTGACGCAAGCTTGA
- the argR gene encoding transcriptional regulator ArgR, translating to MTAHRIGFLIWPSTKALTLALAEEALRVAQRVHPDVVYELSFLQAEPPSESAWQLPGEAWTGKLENFQKLFLLADEPPTALAPALSSALKQLVRSGCVIGGLSAGVYPLAQLGLLDGYRAAVHWRWQDDFAERFPKVIATSHLFDWDRDRLTACGGMSVLDLLLAVLARDHGAELAGAVSEELVVERIREGGERQRIPLQNRLGSSHPKLTQAVLLMEANIEEPLTTDEIAQHVCVSRRQLERIFKQYLNRVPSQYYLELRLNKARQMLMQTSKSIIQIGLSCGFSSGPHFSSAYRNFFGATPREDRNQRRSSSPFELSSVPPERG from the coding sequence ATGACTGCCCATCGAATTGGTTTCCTGATTTGGCCCAGCACTAAAGCACTGACGCTTGCGCTGGCTGAGGAGGCCTTGCGTGTTGCCCAGCGTGTGCATCCGGACGTGGTTTACGAGCTGTCATTCCTGCAGGCAGAACCACCGAGCGAAAGCGCCTGGCAATTGCCGGGTGAGGCGTGGACCGGCAAGCTCGAAAACTTCCAGAAACTGTTCCTGCTCGCTGACGAACCACCGACCGCTCTGGCGCCGGCGCTCAGCAGTGCGCTCAAACAGCTGGTGCGTTCCGGTTGCGTGATCGGCGGACTGTCGGCCGGTGTTTACCCGCTGGCACAGCTGGGTTTGCTCGATGGTTATCGCGCGGCTGTGCATTGGCGTTGGCAGGACGATTTCGCCGAGCGCTTTCCGAAGGTGATCGCCACCAGTCATCTGTTCGACTGGGATCGCGATCGCCTGACCGCGTGCGGCGGCATGTCGGTGCTCGACTTGTTGCTGGCAGTGCTGGCCCGTGACCACGGTGCCGAACTGGCCGGTGCGGTATCCGAAGAACTGGTGGTCGAGCGTATCCGCGAGGGCGGTGAGCGCCAGCGCATTCCGTTGCAGAATCGCCTCGGCTCCAGCCATCCGAAGCTCACCCAGGCCGTGCTGCTGATGGAGGCCAACATCGAAGAGCCGCTGACCACCGACGAGATCGCCCAGCATGTGTGCGTGTCCCGTCGGCAGCTGGAGCGCATCTTCAAGCAATACCTCAACCGTGTGCCGAGCCAGTACTACCTGGAGCTGCGCCTGAACAAGGCCCGGCAGATGTTGATGCAAACCAGCAAGTCGATCATCCAGATCGGCTTGTCCTGCGGTTTCTCCTCGGGGCCGCATTTCTCCAGCGCCTATCGCAACTTCTTCGGTGCCACGCCGCGGGAAGATCGTAACCAGCGGCGCAGCAGTAGCCCGTTCGAATTGTCATCGGTGCCGCCGGAACGCGGCTGA
- a CDS encoding dermonecrotic toxin domain-containing protein yields the protein MNTENPDIPETFRPDAHYQHLMNVIPPWLRQSTPQRREALSSIKPGLPTRLRDISEDQRAELGQLISLQTTSQNQVDLALANLLNPAAFAEPMLKGALKTRFGLEADVSNIFVRLYIPAHIPWLRLKSGAARTWTVSLLDAALHNFESAETEADAFESASTYISAPSSTGQFSTLPLILEKMPIAAFTRLCRELDIGERYKSYLEDNLGISNPVAAAILQPKIRESQKTALTAALHMAQMQNLLASDVHQLLTAAHGQSWKPHELTIMNARLTGIVLFAPELERAREAVRVVAWIPDDPEHPIKEYPSSAAFAEELSQRLREPDYQQFFSRFINHEDRGYFFAELNNRLDPITWQPVPPGDPRPTWRESPNQRPDLQMAVIPIGGDLWVHLYQRKLDKILNDARVIAVSTATVDRKARWALWDSFTEIASALLNIAAFIALPFVPFLGELMLAYIAYQLVEETFEGVVDWAEGLTSEAFEHFMGMVESAVQLGTFAAGGAIAANEFRAVLPREVVQFIDRFNSVKRPDGQTRYWKPDLTFYEQSVAIAKDAKPDATGLHAHQGKTLLTLENSLYSVTEDPLTGQHRIQHPTRPDAYQPALKHNGNGAWQTELDQPLTWDQATLLRRIGPDMQRFSPTERERILSISGCHENALRKMHVNTEQVPPLLADTLKRFKIDQDLQIFIERIGSERPEQYLQADPVMQLELLCDYGDWPADKGLRLLDATGNTVWERVIDNPVVVQINQAQLDDGDLIKTLLHHLDKSDARSLRRNLATLAAEKREMLFSERYRKIEQGARALVQRIIDSEPGLPTSLAEALLDSASAEERQLLERGTLSKRLTELAQEAGLQVRVSRAYEGFDLHSTRNNLDTDRLALHTLERLPGWSGQLRLEIRQYTHTGPLIDSIGEPDAPLRKVLVLTDEGAYQAYDDAGEQLSSTDSLYASLLQALPDSERIALNINIGEGEKLKQMIRTHALTREALRMLLAQQTTLKPAYDPAVMRLLGGLDGYQRMPTNIPSLQNHIHRMFPHLNAEELEAFAARLQRSPGGPRVELQRLFNQHTQLFDELSVWRDEIPLYVPGTQTRLTVEQIVSQRHARRQFIARLLDCWRRQATYDSAHGEPVSFEFSPPIFGELPRLNVDFPQVRSVMLEGHRATRGVNDFLRGFSGLNRLALRNFELGQLPEAIAQWPQLEALILSDCAVTLTEQSRTTLSALSRLSALDLYKNPLGLCPSLENMPYLNYVDLSGTELSELPPGLLTRPRLRTALLNNNRIEELPPALFKLPGKTQEGFDLGGNPVSSADRERIKIHFNQTGRDFGIFAEQADIQRLQRLYPLLDQEEASAFIYRLPGTLAEGRIEITRLETEYDTLRTVLAAWTADIPALHPDTGEPFTPQQLLVEHATRDEFKQLVERCWRRETELDDLNQQLDPNFELALTTIITGELPELHADFSHVSLLYMHSDAGLTSGVEGFLRSFPQLKHLTIREYALHQIPEAVFTMGKLTSLSLSECDITLNTQSVLALAQLDRLDYLDLSNNPLGLTPDVSQMPNMSSLHLSRTGITELPPGLLKLTSLDVADLNNNAISHIPDDILELPLEIAESINLRGNPLDAQSVQTLIAYFKKTSTDFGVEAVIEQAELEVSTSGDSEPDE from the coding sequence ATGAACACCGAAAATCCCGACATCCCCGAGACCTTCAGGCCCGACGCGCATTATCAGCATCTGATGAACGTCATTCCCCCCTGGCTTCGTCAATCGACGCCACAACGGCGCGAAGCGCTGAGCAGCATCAAGCCAGGGTTGCCCACCCGCTTGAGGGATATATCTGAAGATCAGCGCGCCGAACTCGGCCAACTCATTAGCTTGCAGACGACAAGCCAGAACCAGGTTGATCTGGCACTGGCGAATCTGCTGAACCCCGCAGCCTTCGCCGAACCCATGCTCAAGGGCGCACTCAAGACACGTTTCGGCCTGGAAGCGGACGTCAGTAACATCTTTGTGCGTCTTTACATTCCCGCGCACATACCCTGGTTGCGCCTGAAGTCCGGGGCCGCACGCACCTGGACCGTATCGCTGCTGGATGCCGCGTTGCACAACTTCGAAAGCGCCGAAACCGAAGCCGACGCCTTTGAGTCCGCCTCGACTTACATCTCGGCGCCCTCTTCCACCGGACAGTTCAGTACCCTGCCCCTGATTCTGGAAAAGATGCCCATCGCGGCGTTCACCCGGCTTTGCCGCGAGCTCGACATTGGCGAGCGCTATAAAAGTTACCTGGAAGACAATCTGGGCATCAGCAACCCGGTGGCCGCGGCGATCCTGCAACCGAAAATTCGCGAAAGCCAAAAAACCGCGCTGACCGCTGCCCTGCATATGGCGCAGATGCAAAACCTGCTGGCCAGCGACGTACATCAGTTGCTCACCGCTGCGCACGGACAATCCTGGAAACCTCATGAACTGACCATCATGAATGCCCGCCTGACCGGCATCGTGCTGTTCGCCCCGGAACTGGAGCGCGCCCGCGAAGCGGTGCGGGTAGTGGCCTGGATTCCTGACGACCCCGAGCATCCAATCAAGGAATACCCCTCATCGGCGGCATTCGCCGAGGAACTGAGCCAGCGATTGCGGGAGCCCGACTACCAACAGTTTTTCAGTCGTTTTATCAATCATGAAGACCGCGGTTACTTCTTCGCCGAGCTGAACAACAGGCTCGACCCCATCACCTGGCAACCGGTCCCGCCTGGCGATCCACGGCCGACCTGGAGAGAAAGCCCCAACCAGCGCCCCGATCTGCAAATGGCAGTCATACCGATCGGAGGCGACCTGTGGGTTCATCTCTATCAACGCAAACTCGACAAGATCCTCAATGATGCCCGCGTCATCGCAGTGTCGACGGCCACGGTCGACCGCAAGGCCCGATGGGCTTTATGGGACTCCTTCACGGAAATCGCTTCGGCACTGCTGAACATCGCCGCCTTCATCGCTTTGCCGTTTGTACCCTTTCTTGGCGAGCTGATGCTGGCTTACATTGCCTATCAGCTGGTTGAGGAGACATTCGAAGGTGTTGTCGACTGGGCAGAAGGCCTGACCAGCGAAGCCTTCGAGCATTTCATGGGGATGGTTGAATCTGCAGTGCAACTGGGCACTTTTGCGGCAGGAGGCGCGATTGCCGCCAACGAGTTTCGCGCGGTCCTGCCCCGGGAAGTCGTGCAATTCATCGACCGCTTCAACTCGGTGAAACGCCCCGATGGCCAAACCCGCTATTGGAAACCCGATCTGACGTTTTACGAACAAAGCGTCGCGATTGCCAAAGACGCGAAACCCGACGCGACGGGACTGCACGCCCATCAAGGCAAAACCCTGCTGACGCTGGAAAACAGCCTTTACTCAGTGACCGAAGATCCACTGACCGGGCAGCATCGCATCCAGCACCCCACTCGTCCCGACGCTTACCAACCGGCCCTAAAGCATAACGGCAATGGGGCCTGGCAAACCGAGCTCGACCAGCCGCTGACCTGGGACCAGGCCACCCTGCTGCGACGCATCGGTCCGGACATGCAGCGTTTTTCGCCGACCGAGCGCGAGCGCATCCTCAGCATCAGCGGCTGCCACGAAAACGCTTTGCGCAAGATGCATGTCAACACTGAACAGGTACCGCCACTGCTGGCCGACACACTCAAACGCTTCAAGATCGATCAGGACCTGCAGATTTTCATCGAGAGAATCGGCAGCGAACGTCCAGAGCAATACCTGCAGGCCGATCCGGTCATGCAACTGGAGTTGCTGTGCGACTACGGTGACTGGCCAGCGGACAAGGGGCTGCGGCTGCTCGATGCAACGGGAAACACCGTCTGGGAGCGCGTCATTGATAACCCGGTCGTGGTGCAGATCAATCAAGCGCAACTGGACGATGGCGACCTGATCAAAACCCTGCTGCACCACCTCGACAAATCTGACGCAAGATCATTGCGCCGCAATCTGGCAACGCTCGCCGCAGAGAAACGGGAAATGCTCTTCAGTGAGCGCTACCGCAAAATCGAACAAGGTGCGCGCGCCTTGGTCCAGCGCATTATCGACAGCGAACCCGGCTTGCCAACCAGCCTCGCCGAAGCGCTGCTCGACAGCGCCAGCGCCGAGGAACGCCAGCTACTGGAGCGTGGAACTTTGTCCAAACGCCTCACTGAACTGGCACAGGAGGCCGGTTTGCAGGTGCGCGTCTCTCGCGCTTATGAAGGGTTCGACCTGCATTCGACGCGCAACAACCTCGACACCGATCGCCTGGCGCTGCACACGCTGGAACGCCTGCCTGGCTGGTCGGGGCAACTGCGCCTGGAAATCCGCCAATACACGCACACCGGACCGCTGATCGACAGCATTGGCGAGCCGGACGCGCCCTTGCGCAAGGTGCTGGTGTTGACCGATGAAGGGGCTTATCAGGCCTACGATGACGCCGGTGAACAGCTCAGCAGCACCGACTCGCTTTATGCCAGTCTGTTGCAAGCACTGCCCGACAGCGAGCGAATCGCCCTGAACATCAACATCGGCGAGGGCGAAAAGCTCAAGCAGATGATTCGCACCCACGCCCTCACTCGCGAAGCATTGCGTATGCTGCTGGCGCAGCAAACGACTCTCAAGCCAGCCTACGATCCGGCGGTGATGCGTTTGCTCGGCGGGCTCGATGGTTACCAACGGATGCCGACCAATATCCCTTCATTACAAAACCACATCCATCGGATGTTTCCCCATTTGAATGCAGAGGAACTCGAGGCCTTTGCCGCACGATTGCAACGAAGTCCCGGCGGACCGCGCGTAGAACTCCAGCGCCTGTTTAATCAACACACGCAATTGTTTGACGAATTGAGCGTCTGGCGCGATGAGATCCCGCTGTATGTTCCGGGCACGCAGACCCGGTTGACGGTCGAACAAATCGTCAGTCAACGGCATGCACGCCGGCAATTCATAGCCCGGTTGCTCGACTGCTGGCGGCGTCAGGCCACCTACGACAGCGCCCATGGCGAACCGGTTTCCTTTGAGTTTTCCCCGCCGATTTTTGGCGAGCTGCCAAGGCTGAACGTCGATTTCCCTCAGGTGCGCAGTGTGATGCTTGAAGGCCATCGTGCCACCCGCGGTGTGAATGATTTCCTGAGAGGGTTTTCCGGGCTCAACCGCCTGGCACTACGCAACTTCGAACTGGGTCAGTTACCGGAGGCCATTGCACAATGGCCACAACTCGAAGCACTTATCCTCAGCGACTGCGCCGTGACCCTCACAGAGCAGAGTCGCACCACCCTTTCGGCCCTGAGCCGATTGAGCGCGCTCGACCTGTACAAAAACCCGCTCGGCCTGTGCCCGTCCCTGGAGAACATGCCGTACCTCAACTACGTCGATCTTTCCGGCACCGAACTGTCCGAGCTGCCTCCCGGCCTGTTGACGCGACCACGCCTGCGGACCGCCCTGCTCAATAACAACCGGATCGAGGAACTACCCCCCGCGCTGTTCAAGTTGCCCGGCAAAACTCAAGAAGGTTTCGATCTGGGTGGCAATCCCGTTTCCTCCGCCGACCGCGAACGGATAAAGATCCATTTCAATCAGACCGGTCGCGACTTTGGCATCTTTGCCGAACAGGCCGACATCCAGCGTTTGCAAAGGCTCTACCCGCTACTGGATCAGGAAGAGGCCAGCGCATTCATCTATCGCCTGCCTGGAACCCTGGCCGAGGGTCGAATCGAAATAACGCGCCTGGAAACCGAGTACGACACCCTTCGTACCGTACTGGCCGCCTGGACCGCCGACATCCCCGCGCTGCACCCGGACACCGGTGAACCCTTTACCCCGCAGCAATTGTTGGTCGAACACGCCACCCGTGATGAATTCAAACAACTGGTGGAGCGCTGCTGGCGTCGAGAGACCGAGCTGGACGATCTCAATCAGCAACTTGACCCCAACTTCGAGCTAGCGCTGACCACCATCATCACCGGCGAACTGCCTGAACTGCATGCGGACTTCAGCCACGTCTCACTGCTGTACATGCACAGCGACGCCGGGCTGACCAGCGGTGTCGAGGGTTTTCTGCGGAGTTTTCCTCAGCTGAAGCACCTGACCATCCGCGAATACGCCTTGCACCAGATACCTGAGGCCGTATTCACCATGGGCAAGCTGACTTCACTGTCGCTGAGCGAGTGCGACATCACCCTGAACACACAATCGGTGCTGGCGCTGGCCCAACTGGATCGCCTCGACTACCTCGACCTGAGCAACAATCCGCTGGGGCTGACTCCCGATGTCAGTCAGATGCCGAACATGTCGTCACTGCATCTGTCTCGCACGGGAATCACTGAACTGCCGCCAGGCCTGCTGAAGCTGACGAGCCTGGATGTCGCTGACCTGAACAACAACGCTATCAGTCACATCCCCGACGACATTCTCGAACTGCCCCTGGAAATTGCAGAAAGCATCAACCTCAGGGGCAATCCGCTGGATGCGCAAAGCGTGCAGACACTGATCGCCTACTTCAAAAAAACCAGCACCGATTTTGGCGTCGAAGCCGTGATCGAACAGGCTGAATTGGAAGTATCGACCTCAGGGGATTCCGAACCGGACGAATAA